The proteins below come from a single Malus sylvestris chromosome 3, drMalSylv7.2, whole genome shotgun sequence genomic window:
- the LOC126615113 gene encoding uncharacterized protein LOC126615113, whose protein sequence is MGNKPAKQEREEVLLKVVPPLDRAYVRWLARDLERTHGFTPVNPRAVKPPEHYVEYMHLNGWLDVDLGDPDLAHLFK, encoded by the coding sequence ATGGGAAACAAGCCTGCGAAGCAAGAAAGGGAAGAGGTCTTGTTGAAAGTTGTTCCTCCGTTGGACCGTGCGTATGTTAGGTGGCTTGCTCGCGATCTTGAGAGGACTCATGGCTTTACACCAGTGAACCCTCGTGCGGTGAAGCCACCAGAACATTATGTTGAGTACATGCATTTGAATGGCTGGTTGGATGTAGACTTGGGTGATCCTGATCTAGCCCATTTATTCAAATAG
- the LOC126615111 gene encoding phosphoribosylglycinamide formyltransferase, chloroplastic-like, which translates to MEAQRLLSGFCSTSPIPNAKTQFFVKYSSPSSSTTSFSQSHKWVSFKARPLSTKLIKCTNTTHTETAEVVVSSDSYSQDSIGGILRKKLAVFVSGGGSNFRSIHEACLNGSILGDVVVLVASKQGCGGADYARDKSLPVIVFPKTKLEPDGISPADLVATLRGLEVDFVLLAGYLKLIPVELIQAYPISILNIHPSLLPAFGGKGNYGMKVHKAVIASGARYSGPTIHFVDEHYDTGRILAQRVVPVLAKDTAEELAARVLREEHALYVEVTKALCEERIIWREDGVPIIRSKENPAEYS; encoded by the exons ATGGAAGCTCAGCGTCTGCTTTCTGGGTTTTGCTCAACATCGCCGATTCCAAATGCCAAAACCCAATTCTTCGTCAAATATTCCTCCCCTTCTTCTTCCACCACATCTTTTTCTCAATCCCACAAATGGGTCTCCTTCAAAGCTCGCCCTTTGTCTACCAAGTTAATAAAGTGCACGAacaccacacacacagagacagcTGAGGTGGTGGTTTCTTCGGATTCATACAGTCAAGATTCGATAGGTGGGATTCTGCGGAAAAAGCTTGCGGTTTTTGTCTCCGGCGGTGGCTCCAATTTCCGATCAATCCATGAAGCGTGTCTTAACGGTTCAATTCTCGGAGACGTTGTCGTTTTGGTCGCAAGTAAACAAG GTTGCGGAGGTGCCGACTATGCAAGAGATAAGAGCCTCCCGGTTATAGTGTTCCCCAAAACTAAACTTGAGCCCGATGGAATATCTCCGGCTGACCTTGTTGCTACCCTTAG GGGATTGGAGGTTGACTTTGTCCTCCTGGCTGGTTACTTGAAACTTATACCGGTAGAGTTGATACAAGCTTATCCCATATCCATACTGAACATCCATCCCTCACTCCTACCAGCATTTGGAGGCAAAGGTAATTACGGTATGAAGGTTCACAAAGCAGTCATTGCTTCTGGGGCAAG ATACTCAGGCCCTACAATACATTTTGTTGATGAGCACTATGATACAGGACGTATCCTTGCTCAAAGAGTTGTCCCTGTGCTTGCTAAGGACACTGCCGAGGAGCTGGCAGCAAGGGTTCTTAGGGAG GAGCACGCCTTATATGTGGAAGTAACAAAAGCGTTATGTGAAGAACGGATAATTTGGAGGGAGGACGGTGTTCCTATCATCCGAAGCAAAGAAAATCCCGCTGAATACAGCTAG